A window of Cryptomeria japonica chromosome 3, Sugi_1.0, whole genome shotgun sequence contains these coding sequences:
- the LOC131067214 gene encoding uncharacterized protein LOC131067214, with the protein MLKKVNEAPQGYTGPGYEKVRSTLLAKEVKNIDNALAPIRNSWKQTGVSIISDGWKDTKNRPLINVIAVCPKGAMFLKAVDCEGQMKDAQFIANILIQCIQDVGPQNVVQVITDNAKNCRAAGMLIETRFEHIFWTPCAVHSLNLMLQKIGRKIDWIKQIYVEAEEIQMFITNHNMSQAIFRSFSQLELLKVAETRFASNTIVLRRLVKVRQPLASMVISQSWSLWRQSNTERAANVKRMILDDTWWDRVEYLLSFTEPIMSMIRYTDMDHPCLGEVYDGIDSMIEKMKAIINAKEQDPEETFFKEVQSICVERWNKMTTPLHLLAFALTPKFYSDEMLAKPSRVPPYRDSEVSEGCRTALTKLFPDSEMEDLMTSEFADFVASNGQSVSALRDKYKKDSHAWWYLNGHTSPNLQTLAIKVLSQVASSSSSERNWSTYSFIHSVKRNRLAASKAEELVYVHSNLRLLTHKQNEYKDGSTKFWDVDPERTDLDFSAATQSLLSGESDSQCAASASGSEAACGSSTLPTSSNVNDDVDLDLPSDPYDAIADY; encoded by the exons atgttgaaaaaggtaaatgaggctccacaagggtacacagggccaggttatgagaaggtgcgtagcaccttactagcaaaggaggtaaaaaacatagacaatgcattggctcccattagaaattcatggaaacaaacaggggtgtccatcatttcagatggatggaaggataccaaaaatcggccattaattaatgtaattgcagtgtgccctaaaggggcaatgtttctgaaagctgtggattgtgagggacagatgaaggatgcacaatttattgctaacatccttatacaatgcattcaggatgtgggacctcaaaatgttgtccaagtaataacggacaatgcaaagaattgtagagctgcaggtatgttgattgagacacggtttgaacacatattttggacaccttgtgctgtccactctctcaacctcatgctacaaaagataggcaggaaaatagattggatcaaacaaatttatgttgaggctgaagagatccaaatgttcatcacaaaccataacatgtcacaggccattttcagatcattttcacagttggagttgctaaag gttgccgagacccgatttgcatccaacacaatcgtcttgaggcgacttgtgaaggtgcgacagccacttgctagcatggtaattagtcaaagttggtccctatggaggcaatccaatactgaaagggcagcaaatgtaaagcgcatgatcctagatgacacttggtgggatcgagtggaatatcttttgagtttcactgagcccatcatgagtatgatccgttatactgacatggatcacccatgtttgggagaggtatatgatggcattgactcgatgattgagaaaatgaaagccatcatcaatgcaaaagagcaagatcccgaagaaactttcttcaaagaggttcaatcaatttgtgttgagcggtggaacaaaatgaccaccccactacatcttcttgcatttgcattgactcccaaattttatagtgatgaaatgcttgctaagccatcaagggtaccaccatatagagattcagaagtcagtgaagggtgtaggacagcacttactaaactcttcccagattctgaaatggaggatttaatgacaagtgagtttgctgattttgtagcctccaatggtcaaagtgtttccgctctccgtgacaagtataaaaaggattctcatgcttggtggtacctcaatggccatacatcaccaaaccttcaaactcttgcaatcaaagttttatcgcaa gttgctagttcctcttcatctgagcgaaattggagcacatactcctttatccactcagtgaaacgcaaccgactggcagcaagtaaggcagaagagctcgtttatgtgcattcaaacttgcgccttcttactcataaacaaaatgagtataaggatgggagcacaaagttttgggatgtagatccagagcgaactgatttggatttttcagctgccacacaatctttactttctggggagtctgatagccaatgtgctgctagtgcaagtggcagtgaggctgcatgtggttccagtactctacctacatcatctaatgtcaatgatgatgttgatcttgatcttcctagtgacccatatgatgctattgctgattattag